The proteins below are encoded in one region of Streptomyces spinoverrucosus:
- a CDS encoding acyl-CoA reductase: MWGGYDGRGLVVRSPEPVDFHPDGKIVNVVPVDDLTEAVAHAGVATQTAGVYPDARKADLRDALACAGVQRVVSLGRAGGMPPGLSHDGFYPLQRLMRWVNDE; the protein is encoded by the coding sequence GTGTGGGGCGGGTACGACGGCCGGGGCCTGGTCGTCCGCTCGCCGGAACCGGTGGACTTTCACCCCGACGGAAAGATCGTCAACGTCGTCCCGGTCGACGACCTCACCGAAGCCGTCGCCCACGCCGGGGTCGCCACACAGACGGCCGGCGTCTACCCCGACGCCCGCAAGGCGGACCTGCGCGACGCCCTCGCCTGCGCCGGAGTACAGCGCGTGGTCTCGCTCGGCAGGGCGGGCGGCATGCCACCGGGCCTCTCCCACGACGGCTTCTACCCGCTGCAACGGCTGATGCGCTGGGTCAACGACGAGTGA